In one Planctomycetota bacterium genomic region, the following are encoded:
- a CDS encoding acetyl-CoA decarbonylase/synthase complex subunit delta, whose product MPVTKMLEKWSGQVQEITIGATKSEGGSRTKSVKVGGETAMPFLHEDGKMPNKPLIAMEVLDWVPPDWHPVLKETFKDVLNNPAKWAKKCQDEYGADLICLKLLGAHPENNNTSTADIVKTVKAVKDAVGLPIIIWGCGNAEKDNQLFPAISQALKGERALLGTATQDNYKTLAATCIADGHNIIAESPLDINICKQINILLSDMDMPFERIVIFPTTGAIGYGFEYAYSIMERTRLAALGGDSAMACPIIGVVSSEAWKTKEAKAPESEMPGWGALTERAISWETITACGFLLAGADILIMYHPKSVELLKKYIEQMMAR is encoded by the coding sequence ATGCCGGTAACAAAAATGCTCGAAAAATGGTCGGGTCAAGTCCAGGAAATCACTATCGGCGCAACCAAATCAGAAGGCGGCTCCAGAACCAAATCCGTAAAAGTCGGCGGGGAAACCGCCATGCCTTTCCTCCATGAAGATGGAAAGATGCCCAATAAGCCCCTTATTGCCATGGAAGTCCTGGACTGGGTTCCGCCGGACTGGCACCCGGTTCTCAAGGAAACCTTTAAAGACGTCTTAAATAATCCCGCCAAATGGGCAAAGAAATGCCAGGATGAATACGGAGCTGACCTTATCTGCCTCAAACTCCTGGGCGCCCATCCAGAAAATAATAATACCTCCACGGCAGATATTGTCAAAACCGTCAAGGCCGTCAAAGATGCCGTCGGTTTACCCATCATTATCTGGGGATGCGGCAACGCGGAAAAGGATAACCAGCTTTTCCCGGCAATCAGCCAGGCATTGAAAGGCGAAAGAGCCCTTCTGGGGACAGCTACCCAGGATAACTACAAAACGCTCGCCGCCACCTGCATCGCGGATGGGCATAACATCATCGCGGAAAGCCCGCTTGATATAAATATCTGCAAACAGATCAATATCCTGCTTTCCGATATGGATATGCCCTTTGAACGCATCGTCATCTTCCCGACGACCGGGGCAATCGGTTATGGATTTGAATACGCTTATTCCATAATGGAACGCACCCGGCTGGCCGCCCTGGGCGGCGACAGCGCCATGGCCTGCCCTATAATCGGAGTCGTCTCTTCCGAAGCCTGGAAGACCAAGGAAGCCAAGGCGCCCGAATCCGAAATGCCCGGCTGGGGCGCACTGACCGAAAGGGCCATTTCCTGGGAAACAATAACTGCCTGCGGATTCCTGCTCGCCGGTGCCGATATATTAATTATGTACCACCCGAAATCGGTGGAACTGCTTAAGAAATATATCGAGCAGATGATGGCACGCTAA